In Winkia neuii, a genomic segment contains:
- the ald gene encoding alanine dehydrogenase has product MSVTPAGAAALIQDGHEVLIQKGAGEGSAYPDSLYEEVGAKIIDDADQVWASADMVMKVKEPIEEEYHRLRDGLILFTYLHLAADKACTDAIIKAGTTAIAYETVRTDAGTLPLLVPMSEVAGRLAAQVGAHYLEKPHGGPGVLMGSVAGVRNANVVVVGCGQAGRNAAEIAIGMGANVTVLDNDLEKLRWANWQWGNRARTTYSTPLSVEEAVADADLVIGSVLIPGAKAPKLVTDAMVAKMRPGSVLVDIAIDQGGCFEGSHPTTHDDPIFTVHDATYYCVANMPGCVPHTSTTALANATLPYARAIAKKGWKQALKDDATLRRGLNAHAGKISYPGVAEAFDLECVDPEELLEN; this is encoded by the coding sequence GTGTCTGTGACGCCTGCCGGTGCTGCCGCCCTGATTCAGGACGGACACGAAGTGCTAATCCAGAAGGGGGCCGGTGAAGGATCCGCCTATCCCGATTCGCTCTATGAAGAGGTTGGCGCAAAGATTATTGACGACGCCGACCAGGTGTGGGCCAGCGCCGACATGGTCATGAAGGTCAAGGAGCCGATCGAAGAGGAATACCACCGCCTGCGCGATGGGCTGATCCTGTTCACCTACCTGCACCTTGCTGCTGACAAGGCGTGTACCGACGCCATTATTAAGGCGGGTACCACCGCTATTGCGTACGAAACTGTGCGCACCGATGCTGGCACTCTGCCGCTGCTCGTGCCCATGTCCGAGGTCGCAGGCCGCCTGGCTGCCCAGGTTGGCGCGCACTATCTAGAGAAGCCGCACGGCGGACCGGGCGTGCTGATGGGCTCCGTGGCAGGTGTGCGCAACGCCAACGTAGTAGTTGTTGGCTGCGGGCAGGCAGGCCGTAACGCTGCCGAGATCGCTATCGGCATGGGTGCGAACGTAACCGTGCTGGACAATGATCTAGAGAAGCTGCGGTGGGCAAACTGGCAGTGGGGCAACCGGGCCCGCACTACCTACTCCACCCCGCTCTCTGTCGAAGAGGCCGTGGCGGACGCCGACCTGGTCATTGGTTCCGTACTTATCCCGGGTGCTAAGGCGCCGAAGCTGGTAACCGATGCGATGGTAGCCAAGATGCGGCCGGGTTCCGTACTGGTCGACATCGCGATTGATCAGGGCGGCTGCTTCGAGGGGTCGCACCCCACTACCCACGATGATCCGATCTTCACGGTGCACGACGCCACCTACTACTGCGTGGCGAACATGCCCGGGTGTGTGCCTCACACCTCCACTACCGCGCTGGCCAACGCTACGCTACCGTACGCTCGCGCTATCGCAAAGAAGGGGTGGAAGCAGGCGCTGAAGGACGATGCAACCCTGCGTCGCGGCCTGAACGCCCACGCTGGCAAGATCTCCTACCCAGGCGTAGCCGAAGCTTTCGACCTCGAATGCGTAGATCCCGAAGAGCTGCTCGAAAACTAG
- a CDS encoding HNH endonuclease family protein: MRRKFGIGDAVAWALAAIVLVWAVAPMGIDLGGFGKAGVAGTNRPGSILDAFKSNQKVLQEIPNTTFAQTVKNLPVRQGRPAERYNRRKFGQRWADEDRNGCDTRNDILARDMRQVTYKPGTRNCVVLSGVLQDPYTGKVINFVRGNRTSEAVQIDHVVALADAWASGADKWDGPRRQKFANDPLNLLAVDGPANQAKSAYAADRWLPPDADYRCAYVARQVRIKQVWGLTVTADEQRTMALTASECPSQQLPAGPTLALAH, translated from the coding sequence GTTTGGCATCGGCGATGCGGTGGCGTGGGCCCTCGCTGCCATTGTCCTGGTGTGGGCAGTGGCCCCCATGGGCATAGATTTGGGTGGCTTTGGTAAGGCGGGGGTCGCTGGCACTAACAGGCCCGGGTCTATTTTGGACGCATTCAAATCTAATCAGAAGGTGCTGCAGGAAATCCCAAACACTACGTTTGCGCAGACAGTAAAGAATCTGCCCGTACGCCAGGGGAGGCCAGCAGAACGCTATAACCGCCGTAAGTTTGGGCAGCGGTGGGCAGACGAGGACAGGAATGGCTGCGACACTCGCAACGACATTTTGGCCCGGGATATGCGCCAGGTTACTTATAAGCCGGGCACCCGAAATTGCGTAGTTCTTTCCGGGGTGTTGCAGGATCCTTATACGGGTAAGGTAATCAACTTTGTGCGGGGCAATCGTACTTCCGAGGCGGTGCAGATTGATCACGTGGTTGCTCTAGCCGATGCGTGGGCTTCGGGTGCTGACAAGTGGGATGGGCCGCGCCGGCAGAAGTTCGCTAACGACCCGCTGAACTTGCTGGCAGTGGACGGCCCAGCTAACCAAGCGAAGAGCGCGTATGCGGCGGACAGGTGGCTTCCCCCCGATGCGGATTACCGTTGCGCCTACGTGGCCCGGCAAGTGCGCATAAAACAGGTGTGGGGGCTGACGGTTACAGCCGACGAACAGCGCACTATGGCACTTACTGCTTCTGAGTGCCCATCCCAACAATTGCCTGCCGGGCCTACTCTGGCGCTGGCTCACTGA
- the putP gene encoding sodium/proline symporter PutP, translated as MTQTSGQAIAMIIYFVAMIIIGIWAYTRTQNLDDYMLGGRGLGPAVAALSAGASDMSGWLLMGLPGALYLSGIVEGWIAVGLVVGAWVNWKITAPRLRSYTQVANNSITLPSFLGNRLHDRSNALRIAAGLIIFVFFTFYVSSGMVAGGTFFESAFGMDYHLGMVLVAAVVVLYTLVGGFLAVSWTDLVQGIMMLMALVAVPIVGVVALGGPAAVAEGVRTANPDFLSPFGGASFVGVISALAWGLGYFGQPHIVVRFMALRSPQEAKQARRIGIGWMFLSVLGASGTAIIGIAAHQRGRVQIGQNDAESVFILMGQNLFPVLVAGFMLAAILAAIMSTVSSQLLVTSSAIVEDIYNGLTKRKLTPMGGVNLGRIAVLAVSLLAAGLAWMRTDSILNLVSFAWAGFGAAFGPIVILALYWRKLTTAGALAGMVTGAVTVGVWGTFKWGGLYEIIPGFALCMAVAWAVSKATYKPNSQIDEEFALAERLATVSEQELAEYFGDRTFAGPTISYQNTEGNNQPKID; from the coding sequence ATGACGCAAACGTCCGGGCAAGCAATCGCCATGATTATTTACTTCGTGGCCATGATCATCATTGGGATCTGGGCATACACACGAACGCAGAATTTAGACGACTACATGTTAGGTGGGCGGGGGCTGGGCCCGGCAGTTGCCGCCCTCAGCGCAGGCGCATCCGACATGTCTGGGTGGCTACTAATGGGGCTACCCGGGGCGCTGTATCTTTCCGGCATTGTCGAGGGGTGGATCGCCGTTGGCCTGGTAGTGGGGGCATGGGTGAACTGGAAAATTACTGCCCCGCGGTTACGTTCCTACACGCAGGTGGCGAACAATTCTATTACGCTACCGTCCTTCCTGGGCAATCGGCTCCACGATCGCTCGAACGCGCTTCGCATCGCCGCCGGCCTAATAATTTTCGTATTCTTCACCTTCTACGTGTCCTCTGGCATGGTCGCCGGGGGCACCTTCTTCGAATCCGCCTTCGGGATGGACTACCACCTGGGCATGGTCCTTGTTGCCGCAGTGGTTGTGCTGTACACGCTGGTCGGCGGCTTCCTGGCGGTGTCGTGGACAGACCTGGTGCAGGGGATAATGATGTTGATGGCGCTGGTGGCGGTGCCCATCGTGGGAGTCGTTGCCCTTGGAGGGCCGGCAGCCGTTGCCGAGGGCGTGCGCACGGCCAATCCGGACTTCCTCTCGCCCTTCGGGGGCGCTAGCTTCGTGGGCGTCATATCTGCGCTGGCGTGGGGGCTCGGCTACTTTGGGCAGCCACACATTGTAGTTCGCTTTATGGCGCTCCGTTCGCCGCAAGAGGCAAAGCAAGCTCGCCGCATTGGGATCGGGTGGATGTTCCTGTCCGTACTGGGGGCGTCCGGCACCGCCATTATCGGCATTGCTGCCCACCAGCGCGGCAGGGTCCAGATCGGGCAAAATGATGCCGAATCCGTATTCATTCTTATGGGGCAGAATCTTTTCCCCGTGCTGGTTGCCGGGTTTATGTTGGCCGCGATCTTGGCGGCAATCATGTCCACAGTGTCCTCGCAGCTGCTGGTCACGTCCTCGGCAATTGTCGAGGACATCTATAACGGCCTTACTAAACGCAAGCTAACCCCGATGGGCGGGGTGAATCTGGGCCGAATCGCAGTGCTAGCAGTCTCCTTGCTGGCAGCGGGGCTTGCCTGGATGCGCACGGACTCGATTTTGAACCTGGTTTCCTTCGCCTGGGCCGGCTTCGGGGCAGCCTTCGGGCCGATCGTGATTTTGGCACTGTATTGGCGAAAACTGACAACGGCGGGCGCGCTCGCGGGCATGGTTACCGGCGCTGTCACCGTCGGGGTGTGGGGGACTTTCAAGTGGGGTGGCCTGTACGAAATTATCCCCGGCTTCGCCCTCTGTATGGCGGTTGCCTGGGCGGTGTCGAAGGCGACTTACAAGCCAAATAGCCAGATAGATGAAGAGTTCGCGCTGGCTGAAAGACTTGCCACCGTATCGGAGCAGGAATTGGCGGAATATTTTGGTGACCGCACCTTCGCCGGCCCCACAATTAGCTACCAGAACACAGAAGGTAATAACCAGCCAAAGATAGACTAA
- a CDS encoding undecaprenyl-diphosphate phosphatase: MSWWESIILGIVEGVTEFLPVSSTGHLTIVENLLGHPVNAPTVTAYTAIIQVGAMLASIVYFWSDIVRIARAWFAGLANKHKRKADYHLGWAIIVGVAVTAVVGLLLKDLIEGPLRSMWFVAAGLVLWSVAMYVADRVRFDRGEDSITWKDGLLLGLFQSIALIPGVSRSGATIAGAMFLKIDRVTATRMSFFLGIPTLIAAGGLQAVTKFDQIGAAGGVGWGATIIGTVVSGIVAYLSIAWLLKFVSSNNFNWFVIYRVALGILIALGLVSGVIAGV; encoded by the coding sequence ATTTCTTGGTGGGAGTCCATCATTTTGGGGATCGTCGAGGGCGTAACCGAGTTCCTCCCCGTTTCCTCCACGGGCCATCTGACCATTGTTGAAAACCTACTCGGTCACCCAGTAAATGCTCCTACCGTCACCGCTTACACGGCTATCATCCAGGTCGGCGCCATGCTCGCCTCTATTGTCTACTTCTGGTCGGACATTGTGCGCATCGCGCGCGCCTGGTTCGCTGGTCTGGCCAATAAGCACAAGCGCAAAGCCGACTACCACCTAGGGTGGGCAATCATTGTGGGTGTGGCAGTAACCGCCGTTGTGGGGCTGCTGCTGAAAGACTTGATCGAGGGGCCGCTGCGCTCCATGTGGTTTGTGGCCGCCGGGCTAGTTTTGTGGTCGGTAGCAATGTATGTGGCCGACCGGGTACGCTTCGATCGTGGCGAAGACTCTATTACTTGGAAGGATGGCCTCCTGCTTGGCCTATTCCAGTCGATCGCCCTGATCCCCGGCGTATCGCGTTCCGGCGCAACCATTGCCGGGGCCATGTTCCTGAAGATCGACAGGGTGACGGCCACGCGCATGAGCTTCTTCCTGGGCATTCCCACCCTGATCGCCGCCGGCGGCCTGCAGGCTGTAACCAAGTTTGATCAGATTGGTGCGGCTGGCGGAGTCGGCTGGGGAGCCACCATTATCGGCACCGTAGTGTCCGGCATCGTCGCCTACCTGTCGATTGCGTGGCTGCTGAAGTTCGTTTCGTCGAATAACTTCAACTGGTTCGTGATCTACCGCGTGGCCCTTGGCATCCTGATCGCCCTCGGCCTGGTTTCCGGAGTGATCGCCGGGGTATAG
- a CDS encoding amidohydrolase: MSNIAKIVANLKDWQEGLYKELHAHPELSMQEEWTRERITQELTDLGVEPKRIGGGVVAVLENGEGSTILSRADFDALPLKEETGLDFASTGTQKDADGNDTPVMHGCGHDMHTACLLGAVKVLLAQKDLWQGTFIALFQPGEETAQGAKSMVADGLVEQVPKPEVCLAQHVVSIQEGTVNAVCGPTFSGATSLKITVYGKGSHGSMPHLSIDPIVMAAAIVLRLQTIVSREISPSDFAVVTVGSIVAGASANTIPDSATLQLNVRTYKESVQKKVTESIERIVKAECAASGSDREPEFEYFNRYPLTANPEEQFDRITGAFKDYFGDRYADGEKVTASEDFTYIPKAFDVPYFYWTFGGFPDPESAPGNHSPQFAPTMSPSLQVGTEAQVVAALEYLGK, translated from the coding sequence ATGAGCAACATCGCGAAGATCGTAGCCAACTTGAAGGACTGGCAAGAGGGCTTGTACAAGGAATTGCACGCCCATCCCGAACTATCTATGCAAGAGGAGTGGACTAGGGAGCGGATCACACAGGAGCTGACCGACCTGGGGGTAGAGCCGAAGCGCATCGGCGGGGGAGTCGTTGCCGTCCTCGAAAATGGGGAAGGCAGCACCATCCTTTCCAGGGCAGACTTCGATGCGCTTCCCCTAAAAGAGGAGACGGGATTGGATTTTGCCTCTACTGGCACCCAGAAGGATGCCGATGGCAATGACACTCCGGTTATGCACGGGTGCGGGCACGACATGCACACTGCCTGTCTGCTGGGCGCAGTAAAGGTCCTGCTGGCACAAAAAGACCTGTGGCAAGGCACTTTCATTGCGCTCTTCCAGCCGGGTGAAGAAACGGCCCAAGGCGCGAAATCCATGGTAGCGGACGGGCTGGTCGAACAGGTTCCCAAACCCGAAGTTTGCCTTGCCCAACACGTGGTGAGCATCCAAGAGGGTACCGTCAATGCCGTCTGCGGTCCGACGTTTTCTGGCGCAACTAGCCTGAAAATTACCGTCTACGGCAAGGGCTCCCACGGGTCTATGCCCCACCTGTCTATTGACCCCATCGTGATGGCCGCCGCGATCGTGCTGCGGCTTCAAACTATTGTGTCGCGGGAAATTTCGCCCTCGGATTTTGCCGTAGTTACGGTAGGGTCCATTGTGGCCGGAGCCTCCGCGAACACCATTCCCGATTCGGCAACCTTGCAACTGAATGTGCGCACCTACAAAGAATCGGTGCAAAAGAAGGTTACCGAATCCATTGAGCGCATTGTGAAGGCGGAATGCGCGGCCTCTGGCAGCGATCGCGAACCAGAATTTGAATACTTCAACCGCTACCCCCTAACCGCCAACCCAGAAGAACAATTCGACCGCATCACCGGGGCGTTCAAAGACTACTTTGGCGACCGGTATGCAGACGGGGAAAAGGTCACGGCCTCCGAGGACTTCACCTACATTCCCAAGGCCTTTGACGTGCCTTACTTCTACTGGACCTTTGGGGGCTTCCCCGATCCGGAGTCGGCGCCCGGCAACCACTCACCACAGTTTGCTCCCACCATGAGCCCCTCCTTGCAGGTGGGCACCGAGGCGCAGGTGGTAGCGGCCCTCGAATATTTGGGCAAGTAA